A genomic region of Trichothermofontia sichuanensis B231 contains the following coding sequences:
- the ispF gene encoding 2-C-methyl-D-erythritol 2,4-cyclodiphosphate synthase: protein MANIRVGNGYDIHRLGPDRPLILGGVKIDHELGLIGHSDADVLTHAIMDAMLGAASLGDIGHYFPPEDPKWQGADSLQLLTQVNELILNQGWQVGNVDSVIVAERPKLKPHLAAMRDRLTTCLRLTSNQVSIKATTNERLGPVGREEGIAAYAVVLLHRRF, encoded by the coding sequence ATGGCTAACATCCGCGTTGGTAACGGCTACGACATCCACCGCCTCGGCCCCGATCGCCCCCTCATCCTCGGCGGCGTCAAAATTGACCACGAACTTGGTCTCATCGGTCACAGCGATGCCGATGTCCTCACCCACGCCATCATGGACGCCATGCTCGGAGCCGCCAGCCTTGGCGACATCGGCCACTACTTCCCCCCCGAAGACCCTAAGTGGCAAGGAGCTGACAGCCTCCAACTTCTCACCCAAGTCAACGAACTCATCCTCAACCAGGGGTGGCAGGTCGGGAACGTCGATTCCGTCATCGTCGCCGAACGCCCCAAACTCAAACCCCATCTGGCCGCCATGCGCGATCGCCTGACCACCTGCCTGCGGCTCACCAGCAACCAAGTCAGCATCAAAGCCACCACCAACGAACGCCTCGGCCCGGTAGGACGCGAGGAAGGGATTGCCGCCTATGCCGTTGTCCTCCTGCATCGCCGCTTTTAA
- the recO gene encoding DNA repair protein RecO, whose product MSRTYTATGINLKSMPLGEYDRLLTILTAEQGLIRVVAPGARKHQSQLGGRSALFVVNQLQIVEGRTLHKVIQAETLASYPRLSQDLCKLTAGQYLAELVLWQALSQQPQAELFHLLTEHLGRLERLPKLPADQAAAATIELAVLSHLVHATFHLLALAGIAPQVQICCLTQQPLVPDFTNSLWQAGFSVVAGGTLSQEAMRHERGEADAHLPSTLPCSPQMQPVAVPIALGSTLGSPSDSPAAALAAPTPRVAESHTTPDRTLTRPESLPPVQTQISALELALLQHLAQPDLPDLAQQAAIAPQGSSLLELQQAWFAIERLLRQYSQYHFERPIRAAALLETCFVALSTPV is encoded by the coding sequence ATGAGTCGCACCTACACCGCTACCGGGATTAATCTCAAAAGTATGCCCTTGGGGGAATACGATCGCCTGTTGACGATCCTGACAGCGGAGCAAGGTTTAATCCGGGTGGTGGCACCCGGTGCCCGTAAGCATCAATCCCAATTGGGGGGACGGAGCGCCCTTTTTGTGGTGAACCAACTACAAATTGTAGAAGGCCGCACCCTGCATAAGGTGATTCAGGCAGAAACGCTGGCCTCCTACCCCCGGCTGAGTCAGGATCTGTGTAAACTCACGGCTGGCCAATACCTGGCGGAACTGGTCCTCTGGCAGGCCCTCAGCCAGCAGCCCCAGGCCGAACTCTTTCACCTGCTGACCGAACACTTAGGTCGCTTGGAGCGCTTACCGAAACTTCCCGCCGATCAGGCGGCAGCGGCCACGATCGAACTCGCAGTGCTCTCCCATCTCGTCCATGCCACCTTTCACCTCTTGGCCCTGGCAGGTATCGCCCCCCAAGTCCAAATCTGTTGTTTGACCCAACAACCCCTTGTGCCGGACTTTACGAATAGCCTGTGGCAGGCAGGCTTTAGTGTGGTGGCGGGGGGGACCCTGAGTCAGGAGGCGATGCGCCACGAGCGAGGGGAGGCAGACGCCCACCTCCCCTCAACGCTGCCCTGTTCGCCCCAGATGCAACCGGTGGCTGTCCCGATCGCCCTGGGGTCAACCCTGGGTTCACCGAGCGACTCCCCCGCAGCTGCCTTGGCTGCCCCCACCCCCCGTGTCGCGGAAAGCCATACCACCCCCGATCGCACCCTGACCCGCCCCGAATCCTTGCCCCCCGTCCAGACCCAGATTAGCGCTCTCGAATTGGCTTTGCTCCAGCACCTCGCCCAACCCGATCTGCCTGATCTCGCCCAACAAGCGGCGATCGCTCCCCAGGGCAGTTCCCTACTAGAGTTACAACAGGCCTGGTTCGCGATCGAGCGTCTGCTGCGACAATATAGCCAGTACCACTTTGAACGCCCCATCCGGGCTGCGGCTCTCCTTGAGACCTGTTTTGTTGCTCTTTCCACCCCTGTCTAG
- a CDS encoding LOG family protein produces MSQAVELPRVDVFLQELAAIQQMGSKRIAILGSRHVPLTHQQIIELMSYALALSGNQIMTSGATGTNHAAIRGAMRADPNLLTVILPQSLERQPRESREQLEQVIHLVENPENDHLSLAEASALCNQEIISRCQQLICFAFHDSHTLLSTCKVAEEQSKIVTLFYFD; encoded by the coding sequence TTGAGTCAAGCTGTAGAGTTACCCAGAGTTGATGTCTTTCTTCAAGAATTAGCAGCAATCCAGCAAATGGGTTCCAAGCGGATTGCCATTCTTGGATCGCGTCATGTCCCCCTGACTCATCAACAAATTATTGAGTTGATGAGTTATGCCCTGGCTCTGTCGGGTAATCAGATTATGACATCGGGGGCAACTGGGACCAACCATGCAGCGATTCGGGGAGCCATGCGGGCTGACCCCAATCTGCTAACAGTGATCCTGCCCCAAAGTTTAGAGCGCCAACCACGGGAGTCGCGGGAACAGTTAGAACAGGTAATCCATCTGGTGGAGAATCCGGAGAATGATCACCTCAGTTTGGCCGAAGCGAGTGCTCTGTGTAATCAGGAAATTATTTCGCGCTGTCAGCAGTTAATTTGTTTTGCGTTTCACGATAGTCATACCTTGCTCTCGACCTGTAAGGTGGCCGAGGAGCAAAGTAAGATTGTGACGCTATTCTACTTTGATTAG
- a CDS encoding DUF3386 domain-containing protein produces the protein MTVPQTAREVFRAAYENRYTWDADFPGFRADVALIQGDTTHRGIVQVNADLSIAVSGLSDESVRSALEARLRDLVTHRQRSPFEQTHGKNIFSFGETDADGTVEILVTGEAMGSRYKVRDRQIVLVHRVMGRMAFTITHSQSLNTPQGYAATHYQAVFSHPETHEVLRTATFEDTYEPVEGYYLMTRQVIHSQEPGQAPTTTTFAFSNIQLLQPILA, from the coding sequence ATGACAGTACCCCAAACTGCCCGTGAGGTATTTCGGGCCGCTTACGAAAATCGCTATACCTGGGATGCGGATTTTCCCGGCTTCCGGGCCGATGTTGCCCTCATCCAGGGTGATACGACTCATCGAGGCATTGTGCAGGTTAATGCTGATTTATCGATCGCTGTTAGTGGTCTTAGTGACGAAAGTGTGCGATCGGCGCTGGAGGCCCGTCTGCGGGATTTGGTGACGCACCGGCAGCGATCGCCCTTTGAGCAAACCCACGGGAAAAACATCTTCAGCTTTGGTGAAACCGATGCTGACGGAACTGTCGAGATTCTGGTCACGGGTGAGGCAATGGGGTCTCGTTATAAAGTGCGCGATCGTCAAATCGTCCTCGTACACCGGGTAATGGGACGCATGGCCTTTACGATCACCCATTCCCAAAGCCTGAACACGCCCCAGGGGTATGCCGCTACCCACTACCAGGCGGTCTTCAGCCATCCAGAAACCCATGAGGTGCTCCGGACCGCGACCTTTGAAGACACCTACGAACCCGTCGAGGGCTACTATCTGATGACCCGCCAGGTGATTCATAGCCAGGAGCCAGGGCAAGCCCCCACTACCACCACCTTTGCCTTCAGTAATATCCAGCTCTTACAGCCGATCCTAGCTTAG
- a CDS encoding CTP synthase, translated as MTKFIFVTGGVVSSIGKGIVAASLGRLLKSRNYSVSILKLDPYINVDPGTMSPFQHGEVFVTEDGAETDLDLGHYERFTDTAMSRLNSVTTGSIYQAVINKERRGDYKGGTVQVIPHITNEIKDRIHRVAQDTHPDIVITEIGGTVGDIESLPFLEAIRQFRKDVGRRRVLYMHVTLVPWIPSAKEMKTKPTQHSVKELRSIGIQPDLLICRCDRPLPPGLKEKVSEFCDVPVECVIPNQDANSIYEVPLMLEREGLAHQVLDLLQLEQREPDLSQWQSLVEGLYRSRYPVTIAIVGKYVRLNDAYLSVTEALRHAAIALEADLKIRWVNSEEVETEGAAPFLQDVDGVIIPGGFGVRGIDGKINAIQYAREHRLPLLGLCLGMQCAVIEWARHVAGLNDAHSAEFDPNCQNPVINLLPEQRDVMDLGGTMRLGLYPCRLAADTLAFELYQQEVIYERHRHRYEFNNAYRSLFLETGYVISGTSPDGRLVEIVEYPDHPFFIATQFHPELQSRPSTPHPLFLGLVKAAIAQTQPTARLTPPVEVHG; from the coding sequence ATGACGAAATTTATTTTTGTGACGGGCGGGGTCGTTTCCAGTATTGGTAAGGGGATTGTCGCCGCCAGTTTGGGGCGCTTACTGAAATCCCGCAATTATTCGGTATCCATCCTCAAGCTGGATCCCTATATCAACGTCGATCCGGGAACAATGAGTCCGTTCCAACACGGGGAAGTGTTCGTCACTGAGGATGGGGCGGAGACCGATTTGGACCTCGGGCACTACGAGCGGTTTACGGATACGGCCATGTCACGCCTGAATAGTGTGACGACGGGGTCGATTTACCAGGCAGTTATTAACAAGGAGCGGCGGGGCGATTATAAGGGGGGCACGGTGCAGGTGATTCCCCATATTACCAACGAAATCAAGGACCGAATTCATCGGGTAGCCCAGGATACGCATCCAGATATTGTCATCACAGAGATTGGGGGAACTGTGGGCGATATTGAGTCCTTGCCATTTTTAGAGGCCATTCGCCAGTTTCGTAAGGATGTAGGGCGGCGACGGGTGCTCTATATGCATGTGACGCTGGTGCCGTGGATTCCCTCGGCGAAGGAGATGAAGACGAAGCCAACGCAACACTCGGTTAAGGAACTCCGATCGATCGGGATTCAGCCGGATTTATTGATTTGCCGTTGCGATCGGCCCTTGCCACCGGGGTTGAAGGAAAAAGTGTCGGAGTTTTGTGATGTACCGGTGGAATGTGTGATTCCGAATCAGGATGCCAACAGTATTTACGAAGTCCCCCTGATGCTGGAGCGGGAGGGGTTGGCCCACCAAGTATTAGATCTGCTGCAACTGGAGCAACGGGAACCGGACCTGAGTCAATGGCAGAGTTTAGTCGAGGGGCTGTACCGATCGCGCTATCCGGTCACCATCGCGATTGTGGGTAAGTACGTGCGCCTGAACGACGCCTATCTATCGGTGACCGAAGCCCTCCGCCATGCCGCGATCGCCCTCGAGGCGGATCTCAAAATTCGCTGGGTGAACTCCGAAGAAGTGGAAACCGAAGGCGCCGCCCCGTTTTTGCAAGATGTGGACGGGGTGATTATCCCCGGTGGGTTTGGGGTACGGGGGATTGATGGCAAGATCAATGCAATCCAGTACGCCCGTGAACACCGCTTACCCTTATTAGGGTTGTGTTTGGGGATGCAATGTGCCGTGATTGAATGGGCACGTCATGTGGCGGGTCTCAATGATGCCCACAGCGCCGAGTTTGATCCTAACTGTCAAAATCCAGTGATTAATCTCTTGCCGGAGCAACGGGATGTGATGGATTTGGGGGGAACGATGCGCCTGGGGTTATATCCCTGTCGCTTAGCCGCAGATACACTAGCCTTTGAGCTTTATCAACAGGAAGTGATTTATGAACGCCACCGCCATCGCTATGAGTTTAATAATGCCTATCGCAGCCTCTTCCTGGAAACCGGTTATGTGATTAGCGGTACTTCCCCCGATGGCCGGTTAGTGGAAATTGTGGAATATCCGGATCATCCGTTCTTTATTGCTACCCAGTTCCATCCGGAACTCCAATCCCGGCCCAGTACCCCCCATCCCCTGTTCTTGGGCCTCGTGAAGGCGGCGATCGCCCAAACCCAACCGACGGCTCGACTAACTCCCCCAGTGGAAGTGCATGGCTAG
- a CDS encoding MBL fold metallo-hydrolase encodes MPETLDGFEVVFWGVRGSIPTPGKDTVRYGGNTSCVEMRVGGKRLIFDGGTGIRLLGRSLLDVDGLTAYLFFTHYHWDHIQGVPLFDPLYMEGNCLHIHGVVPPDSGSMEEHFKDRILHIGRSPVPLPRFRADLKFHDLAHGEAFQIGDIHIELGDLNHPNGAIGYRVTWQGKTAVYCTDTEHLPDRLDENVLTLARDADILIYDAMYTDEEYYNPKSPKIGWGHSTWQEGLKVAKAANVKQLVVFHHEPNHSDDLLDDIASQLSQLCEHSCLAQEGLVLKLV; translated from the coding sequence ATGCCAGAGACTCTAGATGGATTTGAGGTCGTGTTTTGGGGAGTGCGGGGCAGTATTCCCACCCCAGGGAAAGACACCGTGCGCTATGGCGGGAATACCTCCTGTGTAGAGATGCGGGTAGGGGGCAAACGGCTCATTTTTGACGGCGGGACCGGCATCCGGTTACTCGGTCGCTCGCTCCTGGATGTTGATGGCTTGACGGCCTATTTATTTTTTACCCATTACCATTGGGACCATATCCAGGGGGTACCCCTGTTTGACCCCCTATACATGGAGGGTAACTGTTTGCATATCCACGGGGTGGTACCTCCCGATTCCGGTTCGATGGAGGAGCATTTTAAGGACCGCATTTTGCACATTGGGCGATCGCCAGTCCCCCTACCCCGATTCCGGGCCGATCTCAAGTTTCACGATTTGGCCCACGGCGAAGCCTTTCAAATTGGGGATATTCACATCGAATTGGGTGATCTGAACCATCCCAATGGGGCGATCGGCTATCGCGTCACCTGGCAGGGGAAAACGGCGGTGTACTGTACCGATACGGAACATTTACCTGATCGCCTAGATGAGAATGTCCTCACCCTTGCCCGTGATGCCGATATCCTCATCTACGATGCTATGTACACTGATGAGGAGTACTACAATCCCAAGTCGCCTAAAATCGGCTGGGGGCACTCCACTTGGCAGGAGGGGCTAAAAGTAGCCAAAGCTGCCAATGTTAAGCAGTTGGTCGTCTTCCACCATGAACCCAATCACAGCGATGATCTGCTGGATGATATTGCCAGCCAATTGAGCCAACTCTGCGAGCATTCCTGTTTGGCCCAGGAGGGGTTGGTGTTGAAGCTAGTTTAA
- a CDS encoding sensor histidine kinase, producing the protein MERPSPSQTNDQIYGMAAIDSLERAAARVYPFVKQPALDYFFEISPDLLGVINPNGYFHCLNASWERILGLTIATLQQKPWFEWLVEVDRAVAKAAHDRLGPDCPHLQFQGRIEGCLQPSQPLSWQLFYRADHPWIYVIAQVMSVPPSGHVPTWESEAQLQHLVEMIEDYAIYQLDREGRVVSWNIGAERIHGYTEAEMIGQSVTRLYPPEAIAAGKFEQERQTALATGHFQDESERVRKDGSRFWVNSVLTTLYDRYGNFQGFTKVTHDITDRKQHEALLRQTNELLEQRVAERTAELLAANELLRREIEERQEVEAKLRRSEKRLRRHGEQLRRLLRQLKNTQAHLVQAEKMSSLGQLVAGVAHEINNPVNFISGNLTHARQYLHDLLDVLALYRKHYPEPPLEIQARELAIDLDFLVADLPALLNSMMLGADRIHQIVLSLRNFSRHDQAACKAVDIHQGIDSTLLILRHQLTLPNGRQTITVEKDYGDLPLVECYPGQLNQVFMNLLSNAIDAIAERFAPLEQAPHCDRFTEGPSPETTPAQSTEVAQGKLLSASTPTLRIQTEQTDPHWITIHIADNGIGIPAALKQQLFDPFFTTKPVGKGTGLGLSISYQIIVERHGGHLECYSQPGVGTTFTIRIPLRQCSS; encoded by the coding sequence GTGGAGCGGCCCTCACCATCCCAGACCAATGATCAAATCTACGGCATGGCTGCGATCGACTCTCTAGAGAGGGCGGCAGCTAGAGTTTATCCATTTGTTAAGCAACCCGCATTGGACTACTTTTTTGAGATTTCACCCGATTTACTCGGCGTGATCAATCCTAACGGTTATTTTCATTGCTTGAATGCCAGTTGGGAGCGAATACTGGGGCTGACGATCGCGACGCTCCAACAAAAGCCCTGGTTTGAGTGGCTGGTGGAGGTCGATCGTGCGGTTGCCAAGGCCGCTCATGATCGCCTGGGGCCAGATTGTCCGCATCTCCAGTTTCAAGGGCGAATTGAGGGGTGTTTACAGCCATCCCAGCCGTTATCCTGGCAACTTTTCTATCGCGCTGATCATCCCTGGATCTATGTTATTGCCCAAGTGATGTCCGTCCCGCCATCCGGGCACGTGCCAACCTGGGAGAGTGAGGCACAACTCCAGCATCTGGTTGAAATGATCGAAGATTATGCCATCTACCAACTGGATCGCGAGGGGCGCGTCGTCAGTTGGAATATTGGCGCTGAGCGGATTCACGGCTATACCGAAGCCGAAATGATTGGTCAATCGGTAACCCGGTTATATCCACCCGAGGCGATCGCTGCCGGTAAGTTTGAGCAGGAACGCCAGACGGCACTGGCGACGGGTCATTTCCAGGATGAAAGCGAACGGGTCCGTAAGGATGGGTCGCGTTTTTGGGTGAATTCAGTGTTGACGACCCTCTACGATCGTTATGGAAATTTCCAGGGATTCACTAAGGTAACCCATGATATTACGGATCGGAAGCAACATGAGGCCCTGTTACGGCAGACTAACGAGCTTCTGGAGCAACGGGTTGCGGAGCGGACAGCGGAACTCCTGGCAGCCAATGAGTTACTGCGACGTGAAATTGAGGAACGCCAGGAAGTGGAGGCCAAGCTGCGGCGATCGGAAAAGCGCCTGCGTCGCCACGGGGAACAACTGCGTCGCCTGCTGCGCCAACTCAAGAACACCCAAGCCCACCTCGTCCAGGCAGAGAAGATGTCTAGTTTGGGCCAACTGGTGGCGGGTGTGGCCCATGAGATTAACAATCCCGTCAATTTTATCTCCGGGAATTTGACCCATGCACGGCAGTACTTACACGACCTGCTCGATGTCTTGGCCCTGTACCGCAAGCATTATCCGGAACCTCCCCTAGAAATTCAGGCGCGGGAACTGGCGATTGATCTGGATTTTCTGGTTGCCGATCTGCCGGCTCTGCTCAACTCGATGATGTTGGGGGCGGATCGCATTCACCAGATTGTTCTGTCTTTGCGTAACTTCTCCCGCCATGATCAAGCCGCTTGCAAGGCTGTAGATATTCACCAGGGTATCGACAGCACCCTATTGATTCTGCGTCACCAGTTGACCCTGCCCAATGGTCGGCAGACGATTACTGTGGAGAAGGATTATGGCGATTTGCCGCTGGTGGAGTGTTATCCCGGGCAATTGAACCAGGTCTTTATGAACCTGCTGAGTAATGCGATCGATGCGATTGCCGAGCGTTTCGCCCCGTTGGAACAGGCCCCCCATTGCGATCGCTTTACCGAGGGGCCTAGTCCAGAGACAACACCCGCTCAGTCCACTGAGGTTGCCCAAGGGAAACTCCTGAGTGCCTCAACCCCCACCTTGCGCATTCAGACAGAACAAACCGACCCCCACTGGATTACGATTCACATTGCTGACAATGGCATTGGCATTCCGGCGGCGCTGAAACAGCAATTGTTTGATCCGTTCTTCACCACCAAACCCGTTGGCAAGGGGACAGGTTTAGGATTATCCATCTCCTACCAGATTATTGTGGAACGGCATGGAGGCCACCTTGAGTGCTATTCTCAGCCGGGAGTTGGCACCACGTTTACGATCCGTATTCCCCTGCGGCAATGCTCCTCCTAA
- the aroC gene encoding chorismate synthase → MGNTFGHLFRITTFGESHGGGVGVVIDGCPPRIEISAAEIQQDLDRRRPGQSKITSPRKEADRCEILSGVFEGKTLGTPIAILVRNEDTRPQDYSEMATTYRPSHADATYDAKYGIRNWQGGGRSSARETIGRVAAGAIAKKILKQTAGVEILAYVKQIQHLEALIDPDHVTLEQIESNIVRCPDPECADRMIDLIEQVRNAGDSIGGVVECVARQVPKGLGSPVFDKLEADLAKAVMSLPASKGVEIGSGFAGTLLTGSEHNDEFYIDDRGETRTRTNRSGGIQGGISNGELIVLRVAFKPTATIRKAQKTVTAAGEETILAAKGRHDPCVLPRAVPMVEAMVALTLCDHWLRHQGQCGQWLFSHPESVEG, encoded by the coding sequence ATGGGCAATACCTTCGGCCATTTATTTCGCATTACCACCTTTGGCGAATCCCACGGCGGTGGCGTGGGCGTTGTCATTGATGGCTGTCCCCCCAGGATTGAGATTTCGGCAGCCGAAATTCAACAGGACCTCGATCGCCGCCGTCCGGGCCAGAGTAAAATCACCTCTCCCCGCAAGGAAGCCGATCGCTGCGAAATTCTCTCCGGTGTCTTTGAGGGGAAAACCCTGGGTACCCCGATCGCGATCCTGGTTCGGAATGAAGACACTCGCCCCCAAGACTACAGCGAAATGGCCACGACCTATCGCCCCTCCCACGCCGATGCCACCTATGATGCCAAATATGGCATCCGCAACTGGCAAGGGGGAGGCCGGTCTTCTGCCCGTGAGACGATCGGGCGGGTCGCTGCTGGCGCGATCGCTAAAAAGATCCTAAAACAAACAGCGGGAGTAGAAATTCTCGCCTATGTGAAACAGATTCAACACCTCGAAGCCTTGATTGATCCGGATCACGTCACCCTCGAACAGATAGAAAGTAATATAGTGCGATGCCCGGACCCGGAGTGTGCAGACCGGATGATTGACCTGATTGAACAGGTACGCAATGCGGGGGATTCCATCGGCGGCGTTGTCGAGTGTGTGGCTCGGCAGGTGCCGAAGGGATTGGGGTCGCCCGTGTTCGATAAATTAGAGGCCGATTTGGCGAAAGCTGTCATGTCCTTGCCAGCGAGCAAGGGCGTTGAGATTGGCTCTGGATTTGCCGGTACCCTACTCACGGGGAGCGAGCATAATGATGAATTTTATATCGACGATCGCGGTGAAACCCGCACCCGCACGAACCGCTCTGGCGGCATTCAGGGCGGTATTAGCAATGGGGAACTGATCGTATTACGAGTTGCCTTCAAACCCACAGCCACCATCCGTAAAGCACAAAAAACCGTGACGGCAGCAGGGGAAGAAACTATACTAGCAGCCAAGGGACGGCATGATCCCTGTGTACTCCCACGGGCTGTACCGATGGTGGAAGCGATGGTCGCCCTGACCCTGTGTGACCATTGGTTGCGACATCAGGGGCAGTGTGGACAGTGGCTTTTCAGTCATCCCGAATCGGTAGAGGGTTAA
- a CDS encoding Crp/Fnr family transcriptional regulator, which produces MSLTSKEQIINSFEVGENFAEIAALDGKPFPASASALEFSELIFFPRTLLLDVLRQYPDIAINMLISLAQHSRHLAGMIEELAFKDVPQRLATYFLKLSESQLGLPTQHRLPSNTVSLDLSKSQLATSLGTIPATLSRAFYRLSNDGLIAVNGPQLELLDRERLQKFSQSLTQSVG; this is translated from the coding sequence ATTTCCCTTACAAGCAAAGAGCAAATTATCAATAGTTTTGAAGTGGGTGAGAATTTTGCTGAAATTGCAGCTTTAGATGGTAAACCGTTTCCGGCATCCGCATCTGCCTTAGAGTTCTCAGAACTGATTTTTTTCCCTAGAACCTTATTACTGGATGTACTCCGTCAATATCCTGATATTGCCATCAATATGTTGATTAGTCTGGCTCAGCATTCACGACACCTAGCCGGGATGATTGAGGAGCTTGCGTTCAAAGATGTGCCACAACGGTTAGCAACCTATTTCCTCAAGCTGAGCGAATCGCAACTGGGTCTGCCGACTCAGCACCGACTGCCTAGCAATACGGTGAGTCTGGATCTTAGCAAAAGTCAACTGGCCACAAGCCTGGGCACAATTCCAGCAACTCTATCCAGGGCATTTTATCGTCTGAGTAATGACGGCCTAATTGCGGTGAATGGCCCCCAGCTTGAATTACTCGATCGCGAGCGGCTGCAAAAGTTCAGCCAGTCCCTAACGCAATCAGTAGGTTAG
- a CDS encoding MFS transporter, which produces MQLFEPDSAFAPPSRPLWVDIESGTDAPEPEPTLPEWLTAPTPLEAAAIPPDPSGGSNRPDPLPPETGFLPVLKNFNFLALWSGQVCSQLADKVYLVLMIALITSQFQPESQSISHWVSAIMIAFTIPAVLFGSVAGVYVDRWSKKTVLVATNLWRGLLVIGLPVLLWLSQGRTLWPGLPLGFAVLLGVTFLVSTLTQFFAPAEQAVIPLIVPRRHLLSANSLYATTMMAAVIIGFAVGEPMLTIADTLTAKLGRGMGIGRELVVGGGYLLASAVLLLLRTGETKEHEVHEIHVWEDIREGLRYLGKHLRVASALLQLVILFSIFAALAVLSVRLAEVMPALKPSQFGFLLAAGGVGMAVGATLIGHWGQWVKRARLTLWGSIGMAIALASLAIVYQQLVPTLILLTGLGACAAAVAVPMQTTIQAETPEAMRGKVFGLQNNAINIALTLPLVLASVAESLVGLPVVFLGLAGVTIAGGLICWYISHTKVNLI; this is translated from the coding sequence ATGCAGCTATTTGAACCCGACTCTGCCTTTGCCCCGCCCAGTCGCCCCCTGTGGGTTGATATCGAGTCTGGTACCGACGCACCGGAGCCGGAACCCACCCTACCGGAATGGTTAACGGCCCCTACCCCCCTAGAAGCGGCTGCCATCCCCCCTGACCCTAGCGGTGGATCCAACCGCCCAGATCCTCTGCCGCCTGAAACCGGTTTCCTCCCCGTCCTCAAGAACTTCAACTTTTTAGCCCTGTGGAGTGGGCAGGTGTGCTCACAACTGGCAGATAAGGTCTATCTCGTCCTGATGATTGCCCTGATCACCTCCCAATTTCAGCCTGAATCGCAATCGATCAGCCACTGGGTCTCTGCGATCATGATTGCCTTCACGATTCCAGCAGTCCTGTTTGGCTCCGTAGCGGGGGTGTATGTCGATCGCTGGTCGAAGAAAACGGTGCTGGTGGCCACAAACCTCTGGCGGGGACTACTGGTCATTGGGTTGCCGGTGCTGTTGTGGCTCAGCCAAGGGCGAACCCTGTGGCCAGGGCTACCGCTGGGCTTTGCCGTCCTGCTGGGGGTAACGTTTCTAGTGTCAACCCTGACCCAATTCTTTGCCCCCGCCGAGCAAGCGGTGATTCCCCTGATCGTCCCTCGCCGCCATTTACTCTCGGCGAATTCCCTCTATGCCACCACTATGATGGCAGCGGTCATTATTGGTTTTGCGGTGGGGGAACCGATGCTTACGATCGCCGATACCTTGACCGCGAAGTTGGGACGGGGCATGGGCATAGGGCGCGAGCTAGTGGTCGGTGGTGGGTACCTGCTGGCCAGTGCCGTGTTGCTACTGCTGCGCACAGGTGAAACAAAAGAGCATGAAGTTCACGAGATCCACGTGTGGGAGGATATTCGAGAGGGCCTACGCTATCTGGGTAAACACCTCCGCGTGGCCAGTGCCCTCCTGCAGTTGGTCATCCTGTTTTCGATCTTTGCCGCCCTGGCTGTCTTGTCCGTCCGCCTCGCCGAGGTGATGCCAGCCCTCAAGCCATCCCAGTTTGGCTTTCTACTGGCGGCGGGCGGGGTTGGTATGGCCGTGGGCGCAACCCTCATTGGCCATTGGGGTCAGTGGGTGAAACGGGCACGGTTAACACTATGGGGATCAATCGGGATGGCGATCGCACTGGCCAGTCTGGCGATCGTCTACCAACAACTGGTACCCACCCTCATCCTGCTCACCGGGTTGGGGGCTTGTGCAGCGGCGGTAGCGGTCCCCATGCAAACCACCATTCAGGCAGAAACCCCGGAAGCAATGCGGGGGAAGGTTTTTGGCTTACAGAATAATGCCATTAACATCGCCCTGACCCTACCGCTGGTATTGGCCAGTGTCGCCGAGTCACTGGTGGGTTTACCGGTGGTTTTTCTGGGATTAGCGGGCGTGACGATCGCAGGCGGCTTGATCTGCTGGTATATTTCTCATACAAAAGTAAATTTAATTTAA